DNA from Frateuria edaphi:
GACGTCAGTGGCGCGGTGCGCGCATGACGCTCCCGATCGCACGCCTGCCGCAGCACATCACGCCAGCAGCGGACAGCCTCGCCGGTCGCGTAGTGCTGGTGACCGGCGCGTACGGCGGGTTGGGTCGCGCAGTGACGCTCGCTGCTGCCCGTGCGGGCGCGACCGTCGTGATCACCGGCAAGCGCAAGCGCCAGCTCGAACAGCTCTATGACCTGATCGTTGCCGAGCAACTGCCCGAGCCAGTGATCCATCCGCTGGACATGGAAGCGGCGACGCCGCGCGATTACGAGGCGCTGGCCGACGGACTCGAGCGCGACCTCGGGCGCCTGGACGGCATCGTGCACTGCGCCGCCAGCTTCGGCGGCCTCACGCCGCTCGGCATGCACAAGCCGGACGAGTGGTTGCGCACGATGCACATCAACGTATCCGCACCGTTCGCGCTGACCCAGGCCTGCCTGCCGATGCTGGGCAAGGCGCCCGATGCGTCGGTGGTGTTCGTGCTGGACAACCCCGACCTGGTCAACCGCGCGCACTGGGGCGCCTACGGCGTGTCCAAGGCCGCGCTGGAGCGTTTCGTCGAGATCCTTCACCAGGAGACCGACACCACCGCCATCCGCACGCACGCGCTGCTGCCAGCGCCGATGCGCACGGCGCTTCGGCACCTGGCGTATTTCGGCGAAGACCCGAACACCCAGCCGCTGCCCGATGCCGCGGCCGCGGCGGCGGTGTGGCTGCTCGGCCCGCACGCCGCCTCCGCCCGTGGCGCGATGCTGGACCTGCGCCCGGCCTGACCGGCAGCCCTCGCGCCGTCTACCCGTAGGAGCGCACCGGTGCGCGACCGCCATGCCCCAGGCTGCCTGGCATGGCATCCTGACCCCAGATACCGAGCCGAAGGAGTTCCTCCATGGAAACGCAGATGACCACCCTGTCGGCGGGCATCCTGCTGTTCCTGATCATGGATCCGCTCGGCAACGTGCCGTTCTTCCTGAGCCTGCTCAAGCACGTGCCGCCCAAGCGCCGGCGCTGGGTGATGATCCGCGAGTTGCTGATCGCGCTGGGCGTGCTGCTGGGTTTCCTGATCGGCGGCCAGCACATCCTCAAGCTGCTGCAGTTGCGCCAGGAGTCGATCAGCATCGCCGGCGGCATCGTGCTGTTCCTCATCGGCATCCGCATGGTGTTCCCGCCGCCGGAGGGCGGCATTTTCGGCAAGCCGGGCGAGGGCGAGCCCTTCATCGTGCCGATGGCGATTCCCGGCGTCGCCGGCCCCTCGGCAATGGCCGCGTTGCTTCTGCTGACCAACACGTCGCCCGGGCGCACCGCCGACTGGGCCATCGCGCTGTTGCTGGCATGGCTGGCGACCTCGGCAATCCTGCTGTCTTCCACCTACCTGTTCCGCTGGCTGGGCGAGAGCGTGCTGACTGCGCTGGAACGCGTGATGGGCATGCTGCTGATCGCGCTGTCGGTGCAGATGTTCATGGGTGGCGTTGCAGCCTTCCTGCACATGCAGGTCTGACCCGCTCGCTCGAACCGTGCGTGCGCGCATGTTTGTGCGTCGGCGGTGCTCAGGTGCCGTCGTGCTGCTGTCATACTTCGCGCCCAGCATGGGAGAAAACCCCAGGAGGCGGTCGTGCTCAGCGTCGAACGGACCCTTGTCGAACGCCTGCCATGGCTGGCCCAGCATCCGCGGCTCCGTCGCCCGGTGGCCGGGCTGCTGGGCCGCCTCGCGGACGAAGTGGGCTTCAATCGCGTGCTCGACGCCGTCGGCGGTGCCGAGGGTTTCGATTTCGTCGAGCGTGCGCTGGACGTGCTCGGCGCGAGTTATCACGTCAGTCCGCGCGAGCGCGAGAACATTCCGGTGGATGGGCCTGTGCTGGTGGTCGCCAACCATCCGCTGGGGATGGTCGATGCGCTCGGCTTACTGCAGCTGGTCGGATCGGTGCGGCCGGATGTGCGCATCCTGGGGAATGACTGGCTCGGTTCGATCGAGCCGCTGCGTCGGCTGCTGTTGCCGGTGGACGTGTTCGGCAAAGGCGCGGCGTCGAAGCTTCGCGGCATCTATCGCGCGCTGGAGCAGGGCGAGGCACTGATCGTCTTTCCCGCCGGCGAGGTCTCGCGCATGGGGCCGCACGGGGTGCGCGACGGGCAGTGGTCCGACGGATTCGCGCGACTGGTCAGGCGCAGCGGCGCGCCGGTGCTCCCGGTGCATGTGGCGGCGCGCAACTCCGCGATGTTCTACGGCTTGTCCATGCTGGCCAAGCCGCTCAGCACCGCCATGCTGCCGCGCGAGGCGGTGGCGCCCATTAAGCGCCGGATCGGTTTCAGCGTCGGCGCGCTGGTCAGTGCCGCGGAACTGTTCGAGCGCAGCGGCGACTCGCCCGAGCGGGCGGCCAAGCTCATGCGCCGGCACGTCTACCGGGTCGGCCGCCGGCGCGGACTGATCTTCGGCGGCCAGGTGCCGCTGGCGCATCCGGAGCCGGCCGAGCGGGTGGCCGCGGAGCTGCAGGCGCAGGGCGAAAAGCTGGCCGAGCTCAATGACGGCAAGCAGGCGTGGCTGTTCAAGGGCGCGGCCGACAGCACGGTGCTGCGCGAGATCGGGCGCCTGCGCGAACTGACCTTCCGCAAGGTGGGCGAGGGCACCAACGCGCGGCGCGACCTGGACGCGTTCGACCCGCATTACGAACATCTGTTGTTGTGGGATCCGGCGGCGCTGCGGATCGTCGGCTCCTACCGCTTCGGCCACGGCGGCCGGCTGATCGCCGAGCGCGGCCTGGCCGGGCTCTACACCGCAAGCCTCTTCAACTATTCGCCTGCGCTGGAATCGCGCCTGGCGCAGGGGCTGGAACTGGGCCGCAGCTTCATTGCGCCCGCCTACTGGCGCTCGCGCGCGCTGGACCAGCTGTGGCAGGGCATCGGCCTGTACCTGCAGCGGCATCCGGAGCTGCGCTACCTGTTCGGTCCGGTGAGCATGTCGGTCAGCCTGCCGCGCGAGGCGCGCGAGTGGATCGCCGCCGCGCACCAGCACTATTTCGGCACGCCGGGACTGGCCTCCGCCCGCCAGCCGTTCGTGATCTCCCCTGGCGTGGTCGGGCTGGTCCGCCGCGCGCTGGAGGGGCTGGACGCGCAGGCCGGGCTGGGCAAGCTCAAGCACCACCTGGACGCGCTGGGCGTGAGCCTGCCAGTGCTGTACCGGCAGTACGTCGATCTGGTCGAGCCCGAAGGCGTGCAGTTCCTGGACTTCGGTGAGGATCCGGGTTTCTCCGGCTGCGTCGACGGCCTGGTGATGCTCGACCTTGCCAATCTCAAGCCCGCCAAGCGCGCGCGCTACCTCGGCAGGGCTGGCGCATGAAATCCGACCCACGAAAGGGGTGATTCGGACTTCGTCTTGTCATAAACTATCGTTAAGTTTGCTTAACAACTGGTCGGTAGATGGGGTGGCCCCATCGCTGCTGGACGATAGCTGCGCCAAGAAGTTAGGGGAAACACACACGTGACGCATGCCTGGCCCAAGGCCCGGCATCGGCGTGTTTTTGTTCCGACATCGAATTTTCCGTTGCAAGCCAATACAGGTCGATATAACGATGAATAGTCCAATTCGTGCCAAGGCCCTGCCGTTTGCCATCGCCACGCTGCTGGCGGTCGGTGCAGCGCCTGCCATCGCGCAGAACGTCACTTCGTCGGCGGTAGCCGGCCAGGTGGTCGACGCGTCGGGTCAGCCGGTCGCCAACGCCACCGTCACGATCGTGCATGAGCCGTCGGGCACCACCAAGGTGGTCTCCACCGATGCCTCGGGCCGCTACGTCGCGCAGGGCCTGCGCGTGGGTGGTCCGTTCGACATCACCGCCGCCAAGTCCGGCCTGAACCAGGGCGAGCAGGACAACGTCTATCTGCAGCTGGGCCAGACCTCCGCGGTCAACCTGAAGATGGCCGCCGTCGAAGCGCAGAACCTCGGCGGCGTGACCGTCACCGCCTCGGCGCTGATGCAGACCTTTACGCCGGACAACAAGGGCCTGTCGACCAACGTGTCCGGCCGCCAGCTCGAAAGCACCCCGCAGGGCAACCGTTCGATCGACGACATCGCGCGTCTTGACCCGCGCATCAACGTCACCGATCAGGGCGACGGCTCGATCTCGGTTGCCGGCCTGCCGAACCGCTACAACAACATCAGCGTCGACGGCATCTCCCAGGGCGACCCGTTTGGCCTGAACGCCAACGGCCTGCCGTACCAGGGCTCGCCGATCTCGGTCGACACGATCGCCGAGTACAACATCTCGACCGCCAACTTCGACGTCGTGTCCGACACCGTCGGTGCCGACGTCAACGCGGTCACCAAGTCGGGCACCAACGAGTTCCACGGCTCGGTCTACTACGCCTACCGCAACGCCAACAAGATGGTCGGCAACGCCGGCTGGCTGGATCACGACGAGCCGGGCTACGAGTACACCGGCTACGCCCGTGACTGGACCGGTGGCATCACGCTGGGCGGCCCGATCGTCAAGGACAAGCTGTTCTTCTTCGTCTCGGCCGAGCAGGAAAAGACCACCGGCATCGGCGCCGATTCGGCCAACGGCCTCGACGCGTCGCTGGGCAATGGCCCGTCGACCTCCAACAAGGTTTCGCCGGGCGACCTGCAGCGCGTGATCGACACCGCCAACGCCCTCGGCCTGCAGCCGGGCTCGTTCGGTGCGGGCGGCGTGACGCTGGAAGACAAGCGCTACCTGGCGAAGATCGACTGGAACATCACCAACAACCATCGCGCCAGCCTGACCTACCAGTACACCAAGGAAACCCAGCCGATCATTCAGGGCAACAGCTCGAACCAGATCGGTCTGAGCAGCTACTGGTACACCAAGGACAGCCTGACCAAGAACGCCGCGCTGCAGTTCTTCGACGACTGGACCGAGAACTTCTCGACCGAGGCGAAGGTCAGCTACCAGTCGTTCGAGCAGCTGGCCGGCAACGCCATCAACCAGCCGCAGGTGAAGGTGTACCTCGATCCGTCGGGCTTCGGTCCGTCGATCAACCTGGGTGAAGACCAGTACCGCCACGAGAATGCGATCAGCACCAAGAAGTGGTCGGCGTTCCTGGCCGGCACGCTGTACCTGGGCGACCACACCCTGAAGGCCGGTATCGACTACCAGCGCTCGAAGATCTACAACCTGTTCGGCCGCACCGAGCACGGCAACTACACGTTCTACGGCCTGGACAACTTCGCTGCCGGCAACTACGACTCGTACTTCCTGTACCAGCCGGCGGACGGCTACACGCTCAACGACGTCGCGGCCAACTGGACCTACACCCAGTACAGCCCGTTCCTGCAGGACACCTGGCAGGTCAACGACAACCTGTCGCTGACCTACGGCGTGCGCGTTGACATCCCGCAGGCCAACAAGGCCCCGCTGTACAACCCGGCCTTCGAGCAGGCGTTCG
Protein-coding regions in this window:
- a CDS encoding SDR family NAD(P)-dependent oxidoreductase gives rise to the protein MTLPIARLPQHITPAADSLAGRVVLVTGAYGGLGRAVTLAAARAGATVVITGKRKRQLEQLYDLIVAEQLPEPVIHPLDMEAATPRDYEALADGLERDLGRLDGIVHCAASFGGLTPLGMHKPDEWLRTMHINVSAPFALTQACLPMLGKAPDASVVFVLDNPDLVNRAHWGAYGVSKAALERFVEILHQETDTTAIRTHALLPAPMRTALRHLAYFGEDPNTQPLPDAAAAAAVWLLGPHAASARGAMLDLRPA
- a CDS encoding YhgN family NAAT transporter; this translates as MTTLSAGILLFLIMDPLGNVPFFLSLLKHVPPKRRRWVMIRELLIALGVLLGFLIGGQHILKLLQLRQESISIAGGIVLFLIGIRMVFPPPEGGIFGKPGEGEPFIVPMAIPGVAGPSAMAALLLLTNTSPGRTADWAIALLLAWLATSAILLSSTYLFRWLGESVLTALERVMGMLLIALSVQMFMGGVAAFLHMQV
- a CDS encoding GNAT family N-acyltransferase, which codes for MLSVERTLVERLPWLAQHPRLRRPVAGLLGRLADEVGFNRVLDAVGGAEGFDFVERALDVLGASYHVSPRERENIPVDGPVLVVANHPLGMVDALGLLQLVGSVRPDVRILGNDWLGSIEPLRRLLLPVDVFGKGAASKLRGIYRALEQGEALIVFPAGEVSRMGPHGVRDGQWSDGFARLVRRSGAPVLPVHVAARNSAMFYGLSMLAKPLSTAMLPREAVAPIKRRIGFSVGALVSAAELFERSGDSPERAAKLMRRHVYRVGRRRGLIFGGQVPLAHPEPAERVAAELQAQGEKLAELNDGKQAWLFKGAADSTVLREIGRLRELTFRKVGEGTNARRDLDAFDPHYEHLLLWDPAALRIVGSYRFGHGGRLIAERGLAGLYTASLFNYSPALESRLAQGLELGRSFIAPAYWRSRALDQLWQGIGLYLQRHPELRYLFGPVSMSVSLPREAREWIAAAHQHYFGTPGLASARQPFVISPGVVGLVRRALEGLDAQAGLGKLKHHLDALGVSLPVLYRQYVDLVEPEGVQFLDFGEDPGFSGCVDGLVMLDLANLKPAKRARYLGRAGA
- a CDS encoding TonB-dependent receptor — protein: MNSPIRAKALPFAIATLLAVGAAPAIAQNVTSSAVAGQVVDASGQPVANATVTIVHEPSGTTKVVSTDASGRYVAQGLRVGGPFDITAAKSGLNQGEQDNVYLQLGQTSAVNLKMAAVEAQNLGGVTVTASALMQTFTPDNKGLSTNVSGRQLESTPQGNRSIDDIARLDPRINVTDQGDGSISVAGLPNRYNNISVDGISQGDPFGLNANGLPYQGSPISVDTIAEYNISTANFDVVSDTVGADVNAVTKSGTNEFHGSVYYAYRNANKMVGNAGWLDHDEPGYEYTGYARDWTGGITLGGPIVKDKLFFFVSAEQEKTTGIGADSANGLDASLGNGPSTSNKVSPGDLQRVIDTANALGLQPGSFGAGGVTLEDKRYLAKIDWNITNNHRASLTYQYTKETQPIIQGNSSNQIGLSSYWYTKDSLTKNAALQFFDDWTENFSTEAKVSYQSFEQLAGNAINQPQVKVYLDPSGFGPSINLGEDQYRHENAISTKKWSAFLAGTLYLGDHTLKAGIDYQRSKIYNLFGRTEHGNYTFYGLDNFAAGNYDSYFLYQPADGYTLNDVAANWTYTQYSPFLQDTWQVNDNLSLTYGVRVDIPQANKAPLYNPAFEQAFGYPNNTKLGAKNKVVEPRLAFNYAFDTERMTQLRGGFGLFQTSPPTVWMTNPYQNNGLTVASYSSFDPADAAFSPDPYAQNRPAGAGSVSGDVDTIDPNFKLPSVWKTTLAFDRELPWWGMIGSVELQHFKTRNGIYYQAINIGAPTGVLPDGRFQYWATPGEFPNSRDAAANRNFDFDRASTLLTNTDKGKSDALTLALSKPFSNDWAGSLAFTMSHATEVNPGNSSQASSGYAYVVRENVNDEVAATADRNIAKTIKASLTWQHAFFGDYKTSVSAFYNGHDGLPYSWIFSGDANGDGITYEDPAYIPTLNDSKVAFDGASAQVIQQFQDFISSDDYLNSHRGQIASRNGAHYSWVNELDMSFAQEVPGIFKGNKGVLRLDIYNFLNLLNNDWGQTVNTQFNTRTLAGYNGVNAQGQYLYYLPTDENGNYQPQQLVRYDAGSNPTRVVSRWSAMLTLRYTF